From a single Leptospira neocaledonica genomic region:
- a CDS encoding PAS domain-containing protein: protein MNSIVYWFEELFASLPLSFLDIWGRFGYIVGIFLMICAYGGFTFNPGGKFGFGRQKQSWDTQAFLSIPFTFVFIFITGYIGSFIVLVPGAQTFESLKDLTVFLCILLFGYPALLAVPFAYGLSDLIEGVPPNFLFDWLLGYFINPSCFWVAYQLIGRDPDFKKLKTWGLYSIFVIIFMSIEPQLWGYICSEQFTREISYRNITPALFFTTGVTWVVAPFAMLVALPLARKYGLFWTEIPGHTRELVLSYKEWYWQEEKLGKDGTPLVQGLPIRMFLVTPFILLVLIMVAATAYLTLRSSEAASGKLASRLHQEISENINLRLDDYLAHSAQKKPEEISLLLKNTNIAKHGRAFIVDRETKIIASSDLRFNNLGVASESEDPVIQNSILSVLKDYGDLYSVKLAFQFRFDIVTAKPVSRETWLTQVTPYRDNAGKYDWVVITAMPSSYYLEGVQIGNSESAKVFAVALTLSLLIAAFLAGIVTSPIRNISQASRALAAGDFSQRVPFSKLEEIGTLAFSFNHMAEQLQEAFRRTKSSEEQYKDLVDTTPGVVWEADAITFNFTFVSKQAVDLLGYAVEEWKTPGFWADHIHPEDRNYAVNYCVACTGRLEAHDFEYRFLKKDGTVVWLRDMVKVIAEGNKEKWLRGVMVDITERKNFEEKFLERNRFIESILDISPDILYIYDIKDKKNVYSNIGVERLLGYSVEEIQEMGNSLLKSLMHPDDFQVYLTNIIPKYLNALDRDVIEHQYRMHHKDQKWRWFVSRELIYKRDSEGIPTQIFGISNDITKSKEAEETILDLNANLERKIDQRTQELKRTNENLKESLDYQKKISEELKETQSQLLLSEKLAALGQLAAGMTHELNTPLGAIVSSNRAILDILYEEIRDIPDLLLTLNKTEVEHFKFLLDESLKEISQAEILPNRSLRRELVRVFKEASVPDPENAVNMILELGVHRLGEKLPDLLKTENSLKILEAVSSIASVVRFSNVISIATGKASYVVDALKNYLNPGTHNGDEELVPVDIEVELETIIALYHNKIKYGVEVIKHYRTDELCLGDPDKLNQVWINLLNNGLQAMNYKGKIEISIEKRESWIIVSFADSGSGIPKEIQDKIFDPFFTTKNPGEGIGLGLDICKKIVEKMGGKIEFESEPGHTRFEVWLKPANRKKEESIGN from the coding sequence GTGAATTCGATCGTTTACTGGTTTGAAGAATTATTCGCCTCTCTCCCCTTGTCCTTTTTAGACATTTGGGGAAGGTTCGGCTATATAGTCGGGATCTTTTTAATGATCTGCGCCTACGGAGGTTTTACTTTTAATCCCGGCGGCAAATTCGGCTTCGGTCGCCAAAAACAAAGTTGGGATACCCAGGCTTTTTTAAGCATTCCATTCACTTTCGTTTTTATATTTATCACCGGTTACATTGGTTCTTTTATCGTTTTAGTTCCTGGCGCCCAAACATTCGAATCCCTAAAGGATCTAACGGTATTTCTTTGTATTCTTTTGTTCGGTTATCCTGCACTTCTCGCGGTACCTTTTGCTTACGGACTTTCGGATCTGATAGAAGGAGTTCCCCCTAATTTTCTATTCGATTGGCTTTTAGGATATTTTATCAACCCTTCCTGCTTTTGGGTGGCTTATCAGTTGATCGGAAGAGATCCTGATTTCAAAAAATTGAAAACATGGGGATTATATTCGATTTTTGTAATTATATTTATGAGCATAGAGCCTCAGCTTTGGGGATATATCTGCTCGGAACAATTCACCCGTGAGATCTCCTACCGAAATATCACCCCCGCGTTGTTCTTTACTACTGGAGTTACTTGGGTCGTGGCTCCTTTTGCGATGTTGGTCGCATTACCCCTTGCTAGAAAATATGGATTGTTTTGGACGGAAATTCCGGGTCATACCAGAGAACTGGTCTTAAGTTATAAAGAATGGTACTGGCAGGAGGAAAAATTAGGAAAAGACGGAACTCCTTTAGTTCAAGGACTTCCTATCCGAATGTTTTTAGTCACCCCGTTCATTCTTTTGGTTCTGATCATGGTGGCTGCCACAGCTTATCTAACTTTGAGAAGTTCCGAAGCCGCATCCGGAAAACTTGCTTCTAGATTACACCAGGAGATCTCCGAGAATATTAATCTTCGATTGGATGATTATTTAGCACATTCCGCTCAGAAAAAACCGGAAGAAATTTCTCTTTTATTAAAAAATACGAATATAGCTAAACATGGAAGAGCATTTATCGTCGATAGAGAAACTAAAATCATCGCTTCTTCTGACCTTCGATTTAATAATTTAGGAGTAGCTTCGGAGAGTGAAGATCCTGTAATACAAAACTCTATTCTTTCCGTACTGAAAGATTATGGAGATCTATATTCTGTCAAACTTGCATTTCAATTTAGATTCGATATTGTAACTGCAAAACCCGTTTCCAGAGAAACCTGGCTTACTCAAGTGACTCCGTATAGGGATAATGCAGGAAAATATGATTGGGTCGTAATTACGGCAATGCCCTCTTCTTATTATTTAGAAGGTGTGCAGATCGGAAATAGTGAGTCTGCAAAAGTATTTGCAGTTGCCTTGACACTTTCTCTTTTGATCGCAGCATTTTTGGCCGGAATTGTTACATCACCAATCCGTAATATTTCTCAAGCGAGCAGGGCATTGGCTGCCGGGGACTTCTCCCAAAGGGTACCTTTCAGTAAATTGGAAGAGATAGGGACACTTGCGTTTTCTTTCAACCATATGGCCGAACAACTTCAGGAAGCATTCCGCAGGACAAAATCCAGCGAGGAACAATACAAAGATCTTGTTGATACAACGCCTGGTGTTGTTTGGGAAGCGGATGCGATCACGTTTAATTTCACATTTGTGAGCAAGCAGGCTGTGGATCTACTAGGGTATGCCGTGGAAGAATGGAAAACTCCAGGTTTCTGGGCAGACCATATACATCCGGAAGATAGGAACTACGCGGTAAATTATTGCGTTGCATGTACGGGCAGGTTAGAAGCTCACGATTTCGAATATAGATTCTTGAAAAAAGACGGAACAGTTGTTTGGCTCCGAGACATGGTGAAGGTAATCGCCGAAGGAAACAAAGAAAAATGGCTTCGTGGAGTGATGGTTGATATTACCGAACGAAAAAATTTCGAAGAGAAGTTTTTGGAAAGGAATAGATTTATAGAATCTATTTTGGATATCAGTCCGGATATATTATATATCTACGATATAAAAGACAAGAAGAACGTATATAGTAATATCGGTGTGGAAAGATTATTAGGATATTCCGTGGAAGAGATCCAGGAAATGGGAAATTCTCTTCTTAAATCGCTTATGCATCCCGACGATTTCCAGGTATACTTAACTAATATTATTCCGAAATATTTAAATGCTTTAGATAGGGATGTAATAGAACACCAATATAGGATGCATCATAAGGACCAAAAATGGCGTTGGTTCGTTTCTAGAGAATTGATCTATAAGAGAGATTCGGAAGGAATTCCAACTCAGATTTTCGGTATCTCCAATGATATCACTAAGAGTAAAGAAGCAGAAGAAACTATCTTGGATCTGAATGCTAACCTGGAACGTAAGATTGATCAGAGAACACAAGAATTAAAAAGAACGAATGAAAATCTAAAAGAATCTTTGGATTATCAAAAAAAGATATCCGAGGAATTGAAAGAAACACAAAGCCAACTTCTTCTTTCCGAAAAATTGGCTGCCCTGGGACAACTTGCTGCGGGTATGACCCACGAATTGAATACACCTTTGGGTGCGATCGTTTCTTCGAATCGAGCAATTTTGGATATTTTATACGAAGAGATCAGAGATATACCCGACCTTCTTCTTACTTTAAACAAAACTGAAGTGGAACATTTCAAATTTTTGCTAGATGAAAGTTTGAAGGAAATTTCCCAAGCGGAGATCTTACCGAATCGTTCCTTGAGAAGAGAGCTCGTTCGAGTATTCAAAGAGGCCTCCGTTCCGGACCCGGAGAATGCGGTAAACATGATCCTGGAATTGGGGGTTCATAGATTAGGAGAAAAACTACCAGATCTTCTGAAGACCGAAAATTCCTTGAAAATCCTAGAGGCAGTTTCGTCTATCGCATCCGTTGTGAGATTCAGTAATGTGATTTCAATTGCCACCGGAAAGGCGTCTTACGTAGTGGATGCCCTCAAAAATTATCTAAACCCAGGAACGCATAACGGAGATGAGGAGCTTGTCCCGGTAGATATCGAAGTGGAACTTGAAACCATTATTGCCCTATATCATAATAAGATCAAGTATGGCGTCGAAGTAATTAAACATTATCGGACAGACGAACTTTGTTTGGGAGATCCGGATAAGCTGAATCAAGTATGGATCAATCTATTAAATAATGGATTGCAGGCCATGAACTATAAAGGTAAAATCGAAATTTCGATCGAGAAAAGAGAATCTTGGATTATAGTCTCGTTTGCTGATTCCGGCTCCGGGATTCCGAAAGAAATCCAGGACAAAATTTTCGATCCATTCTTCACTACTAAAAATCCGGGAGAAGGTATCGGCCTTGGTTTGGATATCTGCAAAAAGATCGTAGAGAAGATGGGCGGGAAAATAGAGTTTGAAAGCGAGCCTGGACACACTAGGTTCGAAGTTTGGCTGAAACCTGCGAATCGCAAAAAAGAGGAATCTATTGGGAACTGA
- the fliD gene encoding flagellar filament capping protein FliD — translation MPAFSIPGLSSGQDTNQIVKKLVELEAKPIRRLEKQNGFNQAQVKAWSDLKTLTTDLQNKTREIISFTAPFATKSIVSDPEGVITGDAARSASSGKRKIEVKELATFHQISGDPIDSERKIPAGTFKILSGEIEKEIEFQGGTIRDLYLTIRTAAAGIVQPTLVKVDQDKTVLTLAASQSGKDNQLKFDDPNGVLKAASLVGGMLPQDPPQSFYLPWEASQTNPFQPDKYGMAATAKPTFIAADPEKKEPSKIKLGSKQAFQFHMDAKEGKKGARIEATLSEPLEEGETISLGVIYDQDEQDKVFLEQAYHKEGKVRVTFKSNMDAKKIHKVIVINQTGKEKEFSNFRFVLPAEFNGAKPAKTIVEAKDASFTVDGIEITRPKNEGLTDVLDGVLLNLNKKSEGGPAVVDIKVDSAKGIRMIKEFIEAYNNVLKYSKDATAVNREGGISDSKLEDPDIARSFWEGKTKTGILAGENSVIRLVAGMKTVTTSSFPAYPNSEIRTLSDVGISTGEVGSKWADIQEGLLALDEAKLAAKLAENPDAVRHLFAQDTNSDARMDTGVGVNLVEHLKPYTQFAGGLVTSKIKLLEEQVSDNNKKIKNFESHLMSYEKKLKEKFLYMEQGVGRNKAVGSYLNNNLSRGQGGDDK, via the coding sequence ATGCCCGCATTCTCTATTCCGGGACTGAGTTCCGGCCAGGATACGAACCAAATCGTAAAAAAACTGGTAGAGCTGGAAGCAAAGCCGATTCGCCGTTTGGAAAAACAAAACGGTTTTAATCAGGCTCAGGTCAAGGCATGGTCCGATCTTAAAACTCTTACTACAGACCTCCAAAACAAAACTAGAGAAATTATTTCTTTCACGGCGCCTTTTGCGACTAAGTCGATCGTTTCCGATCCGGAAGGTGTGATCACCGGAGATGCTGCACGTTCTGCAAGCAGCGGAAAACGTAAGATAGAAGTGAAAGAACTTGCTACATTTCATCAGATCTCAGGTGATCCTATCGATTCAGAGAGAAAGATACCCGCTGGAACTTTCAAAATTCTTTCCGGAGAGATAGAGAAGGAGATTGAGTTCCAAGGCGGGACGATTCGAGATCTATATCTTACCATTCGCACTGCCGCTGCAGGGATCGTGCAACCTACGCTTGTAAAAGTGGACCAGGATAAGACGGTTCTTACATTGGCCGCCTCTCAGTCCGGTAAAGACAATCAATTGAAGTTTGATGATCCGAACGGAGTACTTAAGGCGGCTTCTCTTGTGGGAGGAATGCTGCCTCAGGATCCGCCTCAGTCTTTTTATCTTCCTTGGGAAGCAAGTCAAACGAATCCTTTTCAGCCTGATAAATACGGTATGGCAGCAACTGCAAAACCTACATTTATCGCTGCAGATCCGGAGAAAAAAGAACCTTCTAAGATCAAATTAGGTTCTAAACAAGCTTTCCAATTCCATATGGACGCCAAAGAAGGAAAGAAGGGAGCAAGAATTGAAGCTACTCTTTCCGAACCTTTGGAAGAAGGGGAAACAATTTCCTTAGGCGTGATCTATGATCAGGACGAGCAAGACAAAGTATTTTTAGAACAGGCTTACCATAAAGAAGGAAAAGTCCGAGTTACTTTCAAATCCAATATGGACGCTAAAAAGATCCATAAGGTAATCGTAATTAATCAAACGGGGAAGGAGAAGGAATTCTCCAATTTTAGATTTGTTCTTCCTGCGGAGTTTAATGGCGCAAAACCCGCAAAGACCATTGTAGAAGCCAAAGATGCTTCGTTTACCGTGGATGGAATAGAGATCACTCGACCAAAAAACGAAGGCCTTACAGACGTTTTAGACGGGGTACTTCTGAACCTGAACAAAAAGAGCGAGGGTGGACCTGCCGTCGTAGATATCAAAGTGGATTCCGCAAAAGGGATCCGAATGATCAAAGAATTTATAGAAGCATATAATAATGTTCTAAAATACTCTAAAGACGCCACTGCAGTCAATAGAGAAGGCGGGATCAGCGATTCCAAACTGGAAGATCCGGATATTGCAAGATCTTTCTGGGAAGGAAAAACTAAAACAGGCATCCTTGCCGGAGAAAACTCTGTCATTCGTTTAGTTGCTGGTATGAAAACAGTGACAACTTCTTCTTTTCCTGCTTATCCGAATTCAGAGATCAGAACACTTTCAGATGTCGGAATTTCGACAGGAGAAGTCGGAAGTAAATGGGCCGATATCCAAGAAGGTCTTCTGGCTTTGGATGAAGCAAAATTGGCTGCGAAACTTGCGGAAAATCCAGATGCAGTTCGTCATTTATTCGCCCAGGATACGAATTCTGACGCCAGAATGGATACCGGAGTAGGCGTAAACCTGGTTGAACATTTGAAACCTTATACTCAGTTCGCGGGTGGACTAGTAACAAGCAAGATTAAGTTATT
- a CDS encoding response regulator, protein MGTETSQNAILCVDDEAIILITLQKELKKQLGNLFQYETALNAEEAMEVIDDLVSAGVNVILILSDWLMPGIKGDEFLILVHQKYPQIRSILITGHVDAAAVDRVKKEAGTYTVIPKPWDVNKLMEAVRVCCNLN, encoded by the coding sequence TTGGGAACTGAAACATCACAGAATGCGATCCTATGCGTGGATGACGAGGCGATCATCTTAATTACCTTGCAAAAGGAATTAAAAAAACAACTCGGAAATTTATTCCAATATGAAACAGCTTTAAACGCAGAAGAAGCTATGGAAGTTATAGATGATCTGGTAAGCGCCGGTGTGAATGTGATCCTGATTCTTTCCGATTGGTTGATGCCAGGGATTAAGGGAGACGAGTTTTTAATTTTGGTCCATCAGAAGTATCCTCAAATTCGATCTATTTTGATTACTGGGCATGTGGACGCTGCCGCAGTGGATAGGGTCAAAAAAGAAGCAGGGACATATACTGTGATTCCCAAACCTTGGGATGTGAATAAACTAATGGAAGCAGTTCGAGTTTGTTGTAATTTGAATTAG
- a CDS encoding acyl-CoA dehydrogenase family protein, protein MLQNNYFNDVSDLRLHFDHIINWKEIVDSYEGGFVDAAKYKAGDERFATAPSSYDEALEYYKTLLDSVGEFAGKEIAPYVAELDKVGVKFENGKVAFPEKLLEIVRKARDAGLQPTGFSRKYGGLGIPWTVRAFFSEILYRVDASVCISIGCVNLAEIVEKNGSEELKEEWLPRLAAGEFACAMGLTEPDHGSDLPGLRTKAIHKEGNIYLLNGTKRFITQGCGTGEIPAILLLLARTGNPGSGARGLSFFLVQSKDVQVAGIEKKMGLHCSPTCEIVLENTPGILIGEEGHGLIKHTMGMLNGARMGISQQGVGIAQAALAETKKYTSERIQFGKPIGTIPAVRKILRRMERETMAMRCLMLEGARAMDLYYFRGDHLKEKGATERDLKSDVVLKYWEKLAGILTPISKFYCSESCVKIAGDAVQLHGGAGFTEDYDVSRIYRDSRITTIYDGTSQIQVNASIGGVVTGMTGHGFLREYIDNEWSHFPTEETKVLSDVWDGFQEAVVLYKELSTSEEREETADEIVWASARLLSGLLFYRSTLRIPEELRAERLSHVEEYNLDSLGYMEGLRAKLRVKISARQAV, encoded by the coding sequence ATGCTTCAAAATAACTACTTTAACGATGTATCCGACTTGAGGTTACATTTCGATCATATAATCAATTGGAAGGAAATCGTGGATTCCTACGAAGGAGGATTTGTCGACGCCGCAAAATATAAGGCCGGAGACGAAAGATTTGCTACTGCACCTTCTTCTTATGACGAAGCATTAGAATATTATAAAACGTTACTGGACTCGGTCGGAGAATTTGCGGGCAAAGAAATCGCTCCCTATGTGGCCGAATTGGATAAGGTCGGTGTTAAATTCGAGAATGGAAAAGTGGCATTCCCGGAAAAACTATTGGAGATCGTTCGAAAAGCTAGAGATGCGGGATTACAACCCACAGGTTTTTCCAGAAAATACGGCGGTTTGGGAATTCCTTGGACTGTCCGTGCATTCTTTAGCGAAATCTTATATAGGGTAGATGCATCCGTTTGTATCTCCATAGGTTGTGTGAACTTAGCCGAAATAGTAGAGAAGAACGGAAGCGAGGAATTAAAAGAAGAATGGTTACCTCGTTTGGCAGCGGGAGAATTCGCATGTGCCATGGGGCTTACAGAGCCAGATCATGGTTCCGATCTGCCAGGACTTCGTACTAAGGCAATTCATAAAGAAGGAAATATTTATCTATTAAACGGAACCAAAAGATTTATCACACAAGGTTGTGGCACTGGAGAAATTCCTGCGATTCTTTTGTTACTCGCTCGAACAGGAAATCCCGGAAGTGGAGCAAGAGGTCTGTCCTTCTTCTTGGTCCAATCCAAAGACGTACAAGTTGCAGGAATCGAGAAGAAGATGGGACTACATTGTTCTCCTACTTGCGAGATAGTTTTAGAAAACACTCCTGGGATATTGATCGGAGAAGAAGGCCACGGACTTATCAAACATACAATGGGAATGTTGAATGGCGCTCGTATGGGAATTTCCCAACAAGGAGTTGGGATTGCACAAGCAGCCTTAGCCGAAACTAAAAAATATACTTCTGAAAGGATCCAATTCGGAAAACCGATCGGAACCATTCCTGCAGTTCGCAAAATTCTTCGTAGAATGGAAAGAGAAACCATGGCAATGCGTTGTTTGATGTTGGAAGGCGCGAGAGCCATGGATCTGTATTATTTTAGAGGAGATCACCTGAAAGAAAAAGGCGCCACGGAAAGGGATCTGAAATCGGATGTGGTCTTAAAATATTGGGAAAAATTAGCCGGAATACTTACGCCTATCTCCAAGTTTTACTGTTCAGAGTCTTGTGTAAAGATCGCAGGTGATGCAGTTCAACTTCATGGAGGAGCAGGCTTTACGGAAGATTATGATGTTTCCAGAATTTATAGAGACTCAAGGATCACAACTATCTATGACGGTACTTCTCAAATCCAAGTTAATGCGAGTATCGGTGGGGTAGTTACCGGGATGACCGGTCACGGTTTCTTAAGAGAATATATAGATAATGAATGGTCCCATTTTCCAACCGAAGAGACCAAAGTTCTTTCCGATGTTTGGGACGGTTTCCAAGAAGCGGTTGTGTTGTATAAAGAACTTTCAACTTCCGAGGAAAGAGAAGAGACTGCAGATGAGATCGTATGGGCAAGTGCCAGACTTCTTTCCGGTTTATTATTTTATCGTTCTACTCTTCGTATTCCGGAAGAGCTTAGGGCGGAAAGACTTTCTCATGTGGAAGAGTATAATCTGGATAGTTTGGGTTATATGGAAGGTTTAAGAGCGAAGCTTAGGGTTAAAATTTCGGCTAGACAGGCAGTTTAG